In Chiloscyllium punctatum isolate Juve2018m chromosome 39, sChiPun1.3, whole genome shotgun sequence, the genomic stretch TTACTTCAAAGAGGTATTCTTTTTAAATTTATAGATTAAATAATCATCAAATGTGCAAAGTGTTTGATACAGTGTCCCCCCTAACAAACATATTGTTTAATTGATAACTGCCATTTACATTTTGAAAGTTTTTGATTGACATACCATTGGAGTGTCTGCCACCATCCACCCAGCTTTGTGGCATTAATAGACAGGGAGGGTTTCCCATGTAAGTTTACACCATATAAAACACCCAATATAACAAACTGTCAGAGTTGTCTTTTTAATAAATGCAGCACTACAAGAGCTGGTTCCTCAGCGTCTTCAGGCAAGGATAACATTGCTCCACCCTCCAGTCAGCAACATCTTCCTCTTTATCTTCCACATGATCTATACCTGGCCATTCACTGCTAGGCCAGCAGGACAGGTGAGATAACAAGGGGAATAAAAGGAGTggtggagagattgagagagtcaCTGTGAGATCAGTGGGAAGGGTTGAGAGCACAGTGGGAAATGCAAGGAGCATTAGAGAGAGTAAGTCATGGTGAGCCCAATGGGAGGGGGTGAGCGTACAATGGGAATAAAAgcatcagtgagagagagggtcacagtgtgaccCAGAGGAGGTTACCAAGGAAAATCAGAGAAGAAAAAAAGGGTTGAATGATTCATCAGTGAGTATCTTCCTTTTCTGTCTGTATTTGTGTCAAATTAGGAGCTATGAAATTAGGAATTTTAAAGAGCCTATCACAATGGTAAGGGAATTAATAAGATTATAAACACAGAGTAAGATCAGAGCGATCAAGTTAAATCAATAGTTTGAACAGGACACTAGCTGGGTTCTTATAGAGGTAGATGATTCCAGATAATACCTTTAAAAACTTTCTTCATACTTTTTCATGATGTTTGTGAGGTGCTTGAAAAGGCTTTCATTAGCAAGTGAGATTGATCTGGATTGTTGTGGCTAGGTCACAAGGAGACAATCTTCtatattgttaaaaatcacacaacaccaggttattgtcctataggttatttggaagcactagctttcagagcgctgctccttcatcaggtggttgtggagaataagatcatggtcacagaatttatcgccagaggagtccagtgtcatggagatgagATACATGAAACAATTTTAAACAATATTGTTGTGTCAGTTCTAGAGTCCtgaaaagaaaaaaaggcctTGCATTTAAAAGAATAAGGACTTTCCAAGGGTGGGGATGGGTACATGATGGACAATTATGGCAATCAAAtatatgcacagcaagatcccatacaCAATGATGTGATAAATGACGACATCTGATCTGTTGTTTAGAATGAATAATGAAATAGTTTAGGTGGGAAAGCTCTGGTGCATACATGGTAAAGGCCACAGTCAAGATGTTTTCAGAGCCCCCTATCCTTTTCAATGTCATACCTTCTTCATATGATATggagggaagtaattgctggacATTGATTTCTATGATGGTGGGAATCGTGGGTAGAGAAATCGGATTATCAATTCACCACTCTTGGCTGAAGACACTTCCAGAGATTTCAACCTCATCCATTCTTTTGCATTGGACAACTCAGAATGTTGGAGGATGAGCAGGCTTACAGGGCCCTGTCCTGTTAATTCATTCATTCTTCAGCATCATTCTTGACTGGAAATGACAGGGCTGCAGAGCTTGAGAGTGATGCATTGATGTGAAACACTGCCCCACACATGCAGAAGAAACTGTTAAAGGATGTTTTGTATCTGCACCTCCATGCTATCCTGACCTGCTGACAGAACATATAGTTCTATAAGGCAACATCTTTCTTCAATAATTTTAGTGTTGCTTCATCTGCTTTGCCAGGTCTGTTCATTCTGTGGGAAGTTTCCCCTAGTAGCTTAATCTATCTAGAGATATACTGGTTTAACCAGGGCCCCATTATTCCATGCTTATTGCATTTTTCTTCAGTATAAATGTTTCTGTTTCCATGAACTTGTTTCTCATCCTCCTGGTATTAAAATAGAAATGGTTCAACTTTTCAACCTGATGAGTAGCTCTCATCTATGTTGCAGAAATGACTATTTGGCCATTTTAAAATCCAGGCCAATGTACAGAATTAAAGGGAGAAAGCAGGGGAATGGCTTTAATTCATAATGTTCACttggacagccagcacagacatgatgggcagaATCACCTCCTTCTGTATGTAACAATTGTGAGATTCTATGTTTAGATCTTTGTGACAGAAAAGTTACTTTTGAAATGTTTGGTTTTTATTTCACAGATATTGCACATAATATTATTTTATGGCCAGATTAATCGTCCTAAGGTTGATCCAGAAGAAATATTGCAGGAAAGTAACCGTCAATTATCTGCAAGGTATCCAGATGTCTTTGAAATGTGCCGCACCCACATTCCAAAACGTCCCCCTTTCACAGTGCTACTTGATgcggtaagtttgcagatgacaccaaaattggtgggatAGTGGACAGTTGCAGAGCACAATGGAACCTTGATCagcgggccaatgggctgagaaatggcagatggagattaattttgataaatgcggGGTGTTGTGTTTTGgtcaggcaaatcagggcaggacttatacagttaatggtagggccgcGGGGAGTGTCATTGAATAAAGAGGGCCACTGTACCTCAGGTgaaggaagaggttgagaaggagagttgttcatgataacctcagctaGGGATAGCAATTGAATTTATGCTATTAGCATCACACTGCTTTACAGACCAAatattcagccaactgagctaaaccactCCCTAATAGCTTTACATTGTTGGATAGTTGTTCACAATATCCTACATTTGTCATTGAAGGACTATTTGTGGAATGATTTGGAGCATTGagagaaaggattttaaaaatggGAGCAGGAACGTAGAGAATGCTGGGGTAAGTTGGTGGTAAGATTGAGAGGGAATTTACAATTATAACTGAAGGAAAGAATGTGGTTAAGGTAGACTATTCCCAATGGGTTCTGAAGAATGGCAGAACATGTGCTTGGTAAGTTAAAGGGACACATTCCTGCTCTTTCTGGTTCTCAAaccattgctggagaaacactcATTCACTGATTCCTGCATTAACTGACAGGTTTCCTGAGCCCTGGGAAACTTGTCCAATGCTGCTAAAATTAAGTGGTTGCCATGATTTGACAATTgcatttaaatattgtaattacaTCCTGCCTCTCCAGGTGGGGAATCCTCAGTCACACCAATCTGCTGTCGTCAAACCTGAATTAGATCTGTTCATGATGGTTGCCCTAAAAGTTTATCTTAATCCCTGACTCTCTCTTACTTCTTGTGAGTGATCAACCTTCCACTCACCCTATTTTCTAATATTCCCGGCTTTGTGGGATTTTGCTCTATGGTAATGATCTTCCCTAATTGTCTGTTTAGCTACAAATGAATGTGAAAACTAATTTGTCAAATGCTTTAAGTTTAAAGGAGTTAAAGAAATGTAAGTTGTTAagttatttcttttttttgtatTGTACATATTTGTTTTACAGATTGTTGACATTGTCGGAACAAGACATGAAGATAATGTTTTGCCACGTCTGTTATCGACGATAAATGATATGGAAGTTCCTAACGGTGACACACTATGCCGGAATATTTTTGTATCAACAGTTATTAACTTGTGCTATTTTTCTGATGAGCATATGGGAGGTAAAACACTCAATTATTTTGGTGCTTCAGTGTCATGTAGAGGAGCTAGACAGAGAAAAATAATGATCGATATATTGTGCTGCTACACATGGCACAGTGATATTAGCTGGGCAGTATGTGTTGCAAATCAGTACAATCAAAATGCCTTTAAATTTCCTCCTTGTGTCCACTCAATGGCATTTAACATATTCACTAATAGACAAAGCACTCAGGCAAACCAACGTGTTGAAAATCTTCTGGCTAGATTCGGGGATCAGCAAGTGCCGAGGTTTCTTCAAATTGCCAGAGATGTCAGGAAATTTGGATCCTTAGTTCCCAGAGCACCTTGTGAAAGATGCTTTGAAATGTTTCCAAACATTCAGTTTTATCCATTTCCACAAGCTCATGAACCTGCTCATTGGGAATATGGAAACTGTGCAGAGTGTGAATCACTCAGCCAGCTTCTGAAGTCTAATGAGCAAATTGTCACAAGGCTGCGTCGTAACCCATTTCAAATTGGACGTGATGAATTAATGAATGCAAAAAATAGACAACTTAAACGAAACCTCCAACTGTTAGAGTTTAGCTTCAGGGATGTAGTTCCATTTGAAGATAATCAATTATAAAGAGATCTGCCTGGAAAGATTCCTAAATTGAAAGCACATTAGAATACACAGTATGTCATGTTCCTGATCAACCTACTAATAAGTATACTGCTTGTATACAGCTGTGGAGTTTTACTATGGCTTTTTACAATGAATTCAATTCAATGGACTGAGATTCTAGGTTACGTATTACCAGTTTTCAAATTTGCATTTCCTCTGTTTAATTTTTTATCTGGAAGGTTATCCCCATGCAGTACATCAAACACAATATTTGCACTTCTAAGGATTGAAAACACCTGACTTTCTCCAAGCCACAATGGTGATGGGTTATCACTAAACTGGAGCTTCCAATCGTTTATTACTGGGGCTCTTTTCAAGGTCAGCACTAGTTATAAATTCCACCTGGAGGGTAGGGAAGGACAGAGGAACTCCTCCTGCCGTGTAATGGTGCTGTTTTCAGTGACCAGGTGGAACTTCTGCAGAAATTTGAAAATTAATCATGTCACTTTTTCCAAATTGGTTCATTCTTGTAATTCAATCAACTGGTATTAAGTTTATTTTAGTACAGAAATTGGTCATTTCAGAATCAAATATCCCACTGATGGTGATAGGAATAATTTGCCTAATATTATAACATGCTAGTCTTCAATTTTACCATATATCCTGAACATTGGCAAATAAAGTGGGGGATGGTATACTCccatttaaaatattttatatTGATCTGCCAGATGATACTCTACCCCATTTTCTAGAATTCCATGGCTCATTCTGATCACTAAAAACTAAGATGCTAAACAATAGGATGGGAATTAAAAATGTATGTAAATAATGTCCCACTGAATCTGAGACAAATATACACTGAAATCATCTTCCTCTTAGAATTAGAGCTGTACTCCTTTATTAAGAACAATGCAAAGCAGAAAAACTGTGCAAACACAAGTTTAAATCTAGAAAAACAACTGCATTGGTTAAATTTTCAAATTGCAAACTTAATTTAGATTTGGCTTACTTTTCAAATATTCACTGTTATAACGTTATTTTACAATATCACTGTTATAGATTGCTGGTCGACCTCACAAAAATACATCGGCTATCATTTTCACGTTAATCCACCAAAAATATCATCATCCGTCTTAGAGACTGCTGAAACATTGGGGAAGATTAATACAACAACTGTTTCTAGTTCCTGTACTTTTATTAATTAGGAGAGACTTGTGAAAGACAGTTAACTACAAGTGAAGGATAACCAATATGTCGGTAGTTCATGGAAAACAACACGCTTATAGTCAATGAAGTTATATTTAAAGGTTAAAGGGTTTGTCTGGAACCTGATAACTTTTaaccaaaaacataaattgcaggagaaactaagcaggtctggcagcttctgtggagaaaaaacagagttaatacttGAGGCcactgacctttcatcagaacagaTATTAGCTTGaataaaagaaagaggaattttattCCTTGCTGACTCTGAGAAAACTAATACAGCATGACATCAAATATGCACTCAAAAGAGTTAGATTTTAACCTCAGACACAGTTGTTTAATATTTGATGTGTCTCCTCAACAATAGAGAAATCTGGAGAGAAAACCTTGCTACCTATCCAGATTTCTTTCTTTACTCAATGTTATTGAAATACAGTTTATTTGTGTATTCACGCGTTTTCTTGCCCGTTTGATGTCACCAACCTTTCATGTCCAATATGTACCCTTTATATGCATGTTGGAACAGGAGATGCCAGTTCCTTGACACCTGACTCAGTGACTGAATCCAATATCAGTAAGATGGCAAATTCAGTACTGGCCATTTTGTTTATACTACATTGGTTTCCTGAACCTTTCTCAATCTGTGGTCAGGTGGTTGCCACAGCCATTATAGGTTAGTGCCTGtcgctttttaaaaatgttttacaCAATGAAAGGTCTCTGTCATTAAAATCAGATGATGGAGTTTGAAAATAGTTGGTCCTTATTTACCTTTATCATGACAAACTTGCAAAGAATTTCCAGCCTAGACTGTCACACGGTGTACCAGACAGCATCTATGTCTGGAGAGAGTATGTTTCTTCTTTTAAGTAAAATACATTTTTACATTAAAGTTGCTCACCTTTAATTATATCATAAGAACAAAAATTACAATGAGATAGGGTGGCACgattagtactgctacctcacggTACCAGGGCATCtgagtttgattctagccttgggcgactgtctgtgtggagtttgcatattctcctcatgtctgtgtggttttcctccaggtgctccggtttcctcccacagtccagagatgtgcaggtcaggtagattggccatgctaaattacacagtgggaaatgcagggataggggagggggagaggtcttggtaggatgctctttggagggttgctgtggacttgggctaaatggcctgttcccatgctgCGGAAATGCGAGAGAAAACGATAGCTTTACAGTAAACTTCATAATAATGTATGTTAGACCTATTCCAGCATAAAGATCTTTTTCATGTTTGCCTGATAAACGTTATCATTAGATTAAAATCGTTTCAATCTTATATTCCAATTAAATATGTTGCATTCTGCAAAAAGCTTGCAAAAAGTGTTGAACTGTTTGCTTTTAAGAACTATCGAAAGTCTTCTGAAGAATTTGTTGGGCAAGGCTGATTTGTGTAGCTAATCTTTTTTTGCCTGTGTTGATTTGTTGGAATACAATAAAGAAATAATTATCTGAGTGTTGAAGCCATGAATAATTTGTAGACATCAGCTACACTGAATGCTGTTGGAGAAAGAATATCAATTGAATTCTCCCAAAGCTTTTTGAATACTATATGCTGTAATTTTTTCATAGTCAATGAAAATAAATACATGGTATTATGCAGAGGCAATTCCAATGTTCAGCGTTTTCATTTGATTAAAATGATGAAAAGAATAACTTGTGTTCATTTAGACATGACCTCAGGATATCACAAAATGCTAAACAGTCAGA encodes the following:
- the LOC140464034 gene encoding uncharacterized protein, encoding MPEVIRYENPSIQIFIKSGHQFLDKVRSFLATAVRENKIQQERARDYFKEILHIILFYGQINRPKVDPEEILQESNRQLSARYPDVFEMCRTHIPKRPPFTVLLDAIVDIVGTRHEDNVLPRLLSTINDMEVPNGDTLCRNIFVSTVINLCYFSDEHMGGKTLNYFGASVSCRGARQRKIMIDILCCYTWHSDISWAVCVANQYNQNAFKFPPCVHSMAFNIFTNRQSTQANQRVENLLARFGDQQVPRFLQIARDVRKFGSLVPRAPCERCFEMFPNIQFYPFPQAHEPAHWEYGNCAECESLSQLLKSNEQIVTRLRRNPFQIGRDELMNAKNRQLKRNLQLLEFSFRDVVPFEDNQL